One window from the genome of Rufibacter tibetensis encodes:
- a CDS encoding pectinesterase family protein, protein MKKWMPFLFLMFVGILAHAQQRKLVVAQDGSGDHTSIQSAVDAIPAFPNERIEIHIKNGTYREKLVISSWKTNLSFIGEDRDKTIIVWNDYSGKGNINTFTSYTVLVQGNEFKAENLTFQNDAGPVGQAVALHVEADRCVFRNCRILGDQDTIYAGVDNSRQYYKDCYIEGTTDFIFGPATVVFEDCTIHCKKNSYITAASTPQNQPYGFVFLNCKITTAAPEATKVYLGRPWRPYAQTVFLNTELGAHIRPEGWHNWNKPDAEKTTLYAEYKSKGPGAAPDKRVGWSKQLSRKEAKKYKPELVLAGQDKWNPSK, encoded by the coding sequence ATGAAAAAGTGGATGCCTTTTTTGTTTCTGATGTTCGTTGGCATTCTGGCGCATGCCCAGCAGAGAAAGCTGGTGGTGGCGCAGGATGGGAGCGGGGACCATACATCCATCCAGTCTGCGGTAGATGCTATTCCGGCCTTCCCCAATGAGCGCATTGAGATTCATATCAAGAACGGCACGTACCGCGAGAAGCTGGTGATTTCCTCTTGGAAGACCAACCTCTCCTTCATTGGCGAAGACAGAGACAAAACCATTATCGTCTGGAACGACTACTCAGGCAAGGGCAACATCAACACCTTCACGTCTTACACCGTGCTGGTGCAGGGAAATGAATTCAAAGCCGAGAACCTCACCTTCCAGAACGATGCCGGTCCGGTAGGGCAGGCGGTGGCGCTGCACGTAGAGGCCGACCGCTGCGTGTTCCGGAACTGCCGTATTCTGGGTGACCAGGATACCATTTATGCCGGGGTTGATAACAGCCGCCAATATTACAAAGACTGCTACATTGAAGGTACTACAGACTTCATTTTTGGCCCAGCCACGGTGGTGTTTGAGGATTGTACCATTCATTGTAAGAAGAACTCCTACATCACGGCCGCCTCAACCCCGCAAAACCAACCCTATGGGTTTGTGTTCCTGAACTGCAAAATAACCACCGCCGCTCCTGAGGCAACTAAAGTGTATTTGGGCAGACCGTGGAGGCCTTATGCCCAAACAGTTTTCCTGAACACGGAACTTGGGGCGCACATCCGCCCGGAGGGCTGGCACAACTGGAATAAGCCCGATGCCGAGAAAACCACTTTGTACGCCGAGTACAAATCCAAAGGACCAGGAGCCGCTCCGGATAAACGGGTGGGCTGGTCTAAGCAGCTTTCCAGGAAAGAAGCCAAAAAATACAAACCAGAACTGGTGCTGGCCGGTCAGGACAAATGGAACCCCAGCAAGTAA
- a CDS encoding glycoside hydrolase family 88/105 protein, whose translation MKFSQIAFFALALFTLACSSSKSTSSSSSGTSAVSPSGKPYSVWMADSEMKRSPQGWMIDFRPEPKWDYTQGLFASALERVWKKTGDRKYFNYIKAFADTMITEDGTIKTYKKSDYNIDRVNPGKFLIALYKETGQREYRIAIDELRDQMRTHPRTSEGGFWHKKIYPHQMWLDGLYMASPFLAQYGANFNEPQLFSEVAKQIKLVDKYTYVKEKNLFYHGWDEKREQKWADPKTGLSPNVWGRAMGWYAMALVDVLDFIPENHPEREDILKITQKMAGSIAQYQDPKTGLWWQVVDQGGREGNYREGSASSMFTYFLVKAAKKGYIDQKYMDNARRGYNGILENLIKKNSDGTISITQVCAVAGLGGTPYRDGTYEYYINEEKRDNDPKAVSPFIMAALEFEEMGKAAASKSASK comes from the coding sequence ATGAAATTCAGCCAAATTGCCTTTTTCGCGCTCGCCCTGTTTACTCTGGCGTGTAGCTCAAGCAAGTCAACTTCTTCTTCCTCTTCCGGGACTAGTGCCGTGTCTCCTTCAGGAAAACCCTATTCTGTGTGGATGGCCGATTCTGAGATGAAGCGTAGCCCGCAAGGCTGGATGATTGATTTCCGCCCCGAGCCTAAGTGGGATTACACCCAAGGGCTTTTCGCAAGTGCTCTGGAAAGAGTCTGGAAAAAGACCGGTGACCGTAAGTACTTCAACTACATCAAAGCCTTCGCTGATACCATGATTACGGAGGACGGCACCATTAAAACCTACAAAAAGTCTGACTACAACATTGACCGCGTAAACCCGGGTAAATTCCTGATTGCGCTCTACAAAGAAACCGGTCAGCGAGAATACAGAATTGCCATTGACGAGTTGCGCGACCAAATGCGCACGCACCCCAGAACGTCTGAAGGCGGTTTCTGGCACAAGAAAATTTATCCGCACCAAATGTGGCTGGATGGTTTGTACATGGCCTCCCCGTTCCTGGCGCAATACGGTGCTAATTTCAATGAGCCGCAGTTATTCAGTGAAGTAGCCAAGCAGATCAAACTGGTAGACAAGTACACCTACGTAAAAGAGAAAAACCTCTTCTATCATGGTTGGGACGAAAAACGCGAGCAGAAATGGGCTGATCCTAAAACCGGATTGTCGCCAAATGTTTGGGGACGCGCCATGGGTTGGTACGCCATGGCTTTGGTTGATGTCTTAGACTTTATTCCTGAGAACCACCCGGAAAGAGAAGACATTCTGAAAATCACTCAGAAAATGGCGGGCTCCATTGCCCAATACCAAGATCCTAAAACCGGTTTATGGTGGCAGGTAGTGGACCAGGGTGGCAGAGAAGGCAATTACCGCGAGGGATCGGCCTCCAGCATGTTCACTTATTTTTTAGTAAAAGCGGCTAAGAAAGGCTACATAGACCAGAAGTACATGGACAACGCGCGTCGCGGCTACAATGGCATCCTGGAAAACCTCATCAAGAAAAATTCAGACGGAACCATCAGCATTACACAGGTTTGCGCGGTGGCAGGACTGGGCGGTACGCCGTACCGCGATGGTACCTATGAATACTATATCAACGAGGAGAAGCGCGACAATGACCCCAAAGCCGTGTCGCCGTTCATCATGGCCGCGTTGGAGTTTGAGGAAATGGGCAAAGCTGCGGCTTCTAAATCGGCTTCTAAATAA